In Capricornis sumatraensis isolate serow.1 chromosome 16, serow.2, whole genome shotgun sequence, a genomic segment contains:
- the LAMTOR1 gene encoding ragulator complex protein LAMTOR1, with protein MGCCYSSENEDSDQDREERKLLLDPSSPPTKALNGAEPNYHSLPSARTDEQALLSSILAKTASNIIDVSAADSQGMEQHEYMDRARQYSTRLAVLSSSLTHWKKLPPLPSLTSQPHQVLASEPVPFSDLQQVSRIAAYAYSALSQIRVDAKEELVVQFGIP; from the exons GACCGAGAGGAGCGGAAGCTGCTGCTGGACCCTAGCAGCCCACCCACCAAAGCCCTCAATGGAGCCGAGCCCAACTATCACAGCCTGCCCTCTGCTCGCACTGATGAGCAGGCACTGCTCTCCTCCATCCTCGCCAAGACAGCCAG CAACATCATCGACGTGTCTGCTGCAGACTCCCAGGGCATGGAGCAGCACGAGTACATGGACCGGGCGCGGCAGTACAG CACCcgtttggctgtgctgagcagCAGCCTGACCCATTGGAAGAAGCTGCCGCCGCTGCCGTCTCTCACCAGCCAGCCCCATCAAGTGCTGGCCAGCGAGCCCGTCCCCTTCTCTGACTTGCAGCAG GTCTCCAGGATAGCTGCTTATGCCTACAGTGCACTTTCTCAGATCCGTGTGGACGCAAAGGAGGAGCTGGTTGTACAGTTTGGGATCCCGTGA